In Paludibaculum fermentans, the genomic stretch CTCACATCTCCAACCCGACGCCCGACCGGTGGTTCAACACCGCCGCGTTCGCCAGCCCGGCTCTCTACACCTTCGGCAGCGCGCCGCTGGGAATCCTGGAAGGCCCCGGAGCCATCCAGTTCAACACCTCCCTCTCCAAGCGATTCCGCGTCGCTGAGAAGAAGGACCTGCAGTTCCGCTGGGAGGCGTTCAACGCGCTCAACCGCGTGAACTACAACACTCCCAACACCAATGTGGCCAGCACCCAGCTGGGCCGCATCACCGGAGCCGGCAGCGCCCGCTACATGCAGCTGGCCCTGAAGTTCCTCTTCTAGTCCGTGACCCCTTAGTCGGAACAAGTGCGGCACCCCCGTGGTGCCGCATTTTTTTGTGCCTGCCCGCCTGAGTTTTTACCGTAAAATCCCTACCGTAAGCTAACCCCGCATTACTCCGAATCCACCCCGCTACTGCCTCACTATGCAGATAAGGAGAGGCAATGAATTCCACCTGGGTTTCGCAATCCGCCACGTCGCAGCCGCTGCCAGCGTCCCTGCAGCGGCTGGCCCGCGGCCTCACCATCTCGTTCATCCTGCTGGCAAGTTTGAAAGCTTCCGGTCCCATGCTGGACGACGATTTCACGCGCGCCGCCCTGGCGCACAATCAGGGCCGCCATGCCGAAGCAGAGGGCATCTACCGCAAAGTGCTGGCTCGGATGGATCAAAGCGGGCACGAGGAGCCTCGTCTCGCGCTACTGCTGAACAATCTTGGGGCTGAGTGCCACCTGCAGTCCAAGACCGCCGATGCCGAGGCGTTCTACCGCCGGGCAGCCAGGGAGTGGCCGAAGAGCACGCTGACGCCCAGCGGCCTGGGTACGACACTGGTCAACCTCGCCGGCATCCTGCGGCGCCGGGGTCAACTCGACGAAGCCGCCACCCTTTATCGCGATGCCCTGAGGGCGCTGCTGCCCGTCCAGGGACCAGACAGCCTGGAGTACGCCGGTGCGCTGGCCAACCTGGCCGACCTGCTGCGCGACCAGAACAAGATTCAGGAAGCCCTGCAGTTCGCGGAACAGTCGGTCCTGATCGCGGACCACTGGCTGGGCTCGGCTGACCCGCATCTCGGCCACAAACTGCGCGTGCTGGCCAGCATCTACCTCGTGCTGGGCCGGCTGGACGAGGCGCAGGCCCTGTGCGAACGGATCCTGGCCGGGTCCACCGGCAATGGCAATTCGGCCCGGGCCGATGTGGCGGCGACATGGAATGAACTGGGCGAGATTGCGGTGAGGTCGGGCCGGTACGATGAGGCGGACCGGTGTTTTCGGAAGTCAGTCGAGTTGTGGCAGCAGCACCCTGCCCCGACCCCGCACATGATGGCAATCGCCACGAATAACCTGGCGCAGACCTACCGCCGCCAGAAGCGCTATGACGAGGCGGGTCCGCTGTTCGCCCAGGCGCTACAGTTGCTGGAAGGGTCCAGCTCCGACCATCAAAGGGAACTGGCCAGTATCCTCGGCAACCAGGCCGGCTTCCAGGCGGAGACCGGTCACTATCCCCTGGCGGTCGCCACCTTCCGCAAAGCGATCGAGCTGTCTGTCCAGGCCAGGGGCGAGGAGAGTGCCGACGTGGCGTTGCTGCGGCTGGAATTTGCGGCCTTGCGCCGAGCGCAGGGCCACTACGTCGAGTCAGTGGACCTCTATCAGAAGGCAATGCCGGTGCTGGCCCACACCTTTGGTCCGGATGACCAGCGCGTGCAGCAGTCGGCCGCGGACTACAAACGCTGCCTCAAAGAGGCACAGGCGCATGTCGTGATGTTGAAGTAATGGGGCGGGTTGGGCCTCAGCCGCGCAGGCCCAACCTGCGGACCATCGCCTGGTAGCGCGGTTCGCCGTGCAGAGCGTCGTAGCCTGGGTGCACTCCCAGCGAACACACTGGCAGTTCCCGCCGATCGCAAGCCCCCTCCAGCCAGTCCAGCGCGAGCTCTATCTCGCCCAGTCCCAAATGGGCCAGCGCCCGCGCCGTGGAAGGGACATAGCGGTGTTTTGCCGTCTCCTCCAGCTCAGACAGTAGCGCCCGTGCCCGGTCCGGTTGGCCCGCCAAACCATAGGTCTGCGCCATCGCACCCAACAGGCTTGGCAGACTGCCCGACATGGAGCGGCCCTCCTCAAATAGGGCCAGCGCCTCATCGTAGCGGCCCGTGTGCGTGAAGACCCGGCCCATGCCCGTAACGAACTTGTAGTGGCGGCCGTGGATCTCGAGCCCTCGCTGGTACTCCTCCAGTGCTTCCTCGTAGCGGCGCGCCAAAAGGTAAGTCAAGGCCATGGAATCCTGAATCGCGATGGACAGGGGATCCAGTTGTACCGCCAGCTTCACCCGGTCAATCGCTTCGTCGAACCGGCCCAGCATCGCCAGGTAGTCGCAGGCATACCAGTGCTGGGCGGTGGCATAGCCGGGATGGAGTTCCAATGCACGCCGGTAGCGTACGCCCGCCTCCTTCCAGCGCCATTCGTAGAGAGACTCAATCAGGCCCAGCGAGGTGTGCGCCTCGGCGAGTTCCGGATCGAGCTCCAGCGCCCGCAAAGCCGCAGTCTTGGCCATGGGCATAGTGTCCTTGGTGGAAGCAAAACCCAGCTCCGCCATGACGCTGT encodes the following:
- a CDS encoding tetratricopeptide repeat protein, yielding MNSTWVSQSATSQPLPASLQRLARGLTISFILLASLKASGPMLDDDFTRAALAHNQGRHAEAEGIYRKVLARMDQSGHEEPRLALLLNNLGAECHLQSKTADAEAFYRRAAREWPKSTLTPSGLGTTLVNLAGILRRRGQLDEAATLYRDALRALLPVQGPDSLEYAGALANLADLLRDQNKIQEALQFAEQSVLIADHWLGSADPHLGHKLRVLASIYLVLGRLDEAQALCERILAGSTGNGNSARADVAATWNELGEIAVRSGRYDEADRCFRKSVELWQQHPAPTPHMMAIATNNLAQTYRRQKRYDEAGPLFAQALQLLEGSSSDHQRELASILGNQAGFQAETGHYPLAVATFRKAIELSVQARGEESADVALLRLEFAALRRAQGHYVESVDLYQKAMPVLAHTFGPDDQRVQQSAADYKRCLKEAQAHVVMLK